In bacterium, the following proteins share a genomic window:
- a CDS encoding acyl carrier protein — translation MDSIRDMVLNYVKKEYLEDDDDTELTYDTPLISGGIVDSFSMVSLKVFLEKKYAISIPDAKASPQAFDTVNRIVELVKEFRPDL, via the coding sequence ATGGATAGTATCCGCGATATGGTCTTGAACTATGTCAAGAAAGAATACCTCGAAGATGACGACGACACCGAATTGACCTACGACACCCCGTTGATTTCCGGTGGTATTGTCGATTCGTTTTCGATGGTCTCACTGAAAGTATTCCTCGAGAAAAAATATGCGATTTCGATTCCCGACGCCAAAGCCAGTCCACAAGCGTTCGATACCGTGAATCGCATTGTCGAGTTAGTGAAAGAGTTTCGACCGGATCTATAA
- a CDS encoding glycine C-acetyltransferase: protein MAYNRARTIFSDTIEKIKQDGLFKQERLICSPQSADIDVRFPADAPEKSVINMCANNYLGLSSHPDVIKAAHEALDSRGYGMSSVRFICGTQDIHRELEKKIAAFLGTEDACLFGSCLDANAALFEVLCTEEDAIISDRLIHASLIDGIRLSKGQNFNYKHANMEHLEEKLQETQTCRMRMIVTDGVFSMDGDMAPLDQICELAEKYDAMVVVDDSHASGFIGKTGRGVHEHFNVMGKVDIITTTFGKGLGGATGGCVAGPKEVAELMKQRGRPYLFSNAVPPPVVMASMKVIELLSKTTERRDKLEKLTEYWRKGLTEAGFDLKAGNTPIVPVMLYNAKLAQEFSKKLYDEGIYAVGFFFPVVPAGQARIRTQISAGHEFEHLDKALAAFKKVGAELGVLGLKKKEILAKFGE from the coding sequence ATGGCTTACAACCGGGCAAGAACGATTTTTTCCGATACCATCGAGAAAATCAAACAAGATGGTTTATTCAAACAAGAACGATTAATCTGCAGTCCACAGAGTGCAGATATCGATGTTCGTTTTCCGGCTGATGCTCCCGAGAAATCGGTCATCAACATGTGTGCGAACAATTATCTGGGACTCTCCAGTCATCCGGATGTTATAAAAGCCGCGCATGAAGCGCTCGATTCCCGCGGTTACGGGATGTCTTCTGTCCGCTTCATCTGCGGAACTCAGGACATTCATCGCGAACTTGAGAAAAAAATCGCCGCCTTCCTCGGCACCGAGGATGCGTGCTTGTTCGGTAGCTGCCTCGATGCTAATGCTGCACTATTTGAAGTGTTGTGTACCGAGGAGGATGCGATTATCTCGGATCGTTTAATCCATGCGTCCTTAATCGATGGAATCCGCTTGTCGAAAGGACAAAACTTCAATTACAAACATGCAAATATGGAGCATCTGGAAGAAAAACTGCAGGAAACGCAGACGTGCCGGATGCGCATGATTGTTACTGATGGCGTCTTCTCGATGGATGGCGATATGGCGCCGCTCGATCAAATCTGTGAGTTAGCCGAGAAGTACGATGCAATGGTAGTCGTAGACGATTCGCATGCCTCCGGATTTATCGGAAAAACCGGACGGGGAGTGCATGAGCACTTTAACGTAATGGGCAAAGTCGATATCATTACCACTACTTTTGGTAAAGGACTTGGTGGTGCAACCGGTGGTTGCGTTGCCGGTCCGAAAGAAGTCGCCGAGTTGATGAAACAGCGCGGCCGTCCGTATCTCTTCTCCAATGCCGTGCCGCCGCCGGTTGTGATGGCATCGATGAAAGTTATCGAACTGCTTTCGAAAACGACGGAACGGCGAGATAAACTCGAGAAGTTAACGGAGTATTGGCGCAAAGGGTTGACCGAAGCTGGCTTCGATTTGAAAGCGGGGAATACACCGATTGTTCCAGTGATGCTCTACAATGCGAAACTGGCGCAGGAATTCAGCAAGAAACTGTATGACGAAGGTATCTACGCCGTCGGTTTCTTCTTCCCGGTGGTGCCGGCGGGTCAAGCGCGTATTCGTACGCAAATCAGCGCCGGTCATGAGTTCGAGCATCTCGATAAAGCGTTAGCTGCCTTCAAAAAAGTCGGTGCCGAACTCGGTGTGCTGGGTCTCAAGAAGAAAGAGATTCTCGCAAAATTCGGCGAGTGA
- a CDS encoding acetate uptake transporter, with translation MNDVTSITIKDTTSNPAPLGLLGFGMTTVLLNLHNAGLYGISTMILAMGIFIGGFAQIFAGWMEWKKGNTFGTTAFSMYGLFWHSLVAILVLPKLGWGAAPTSAEMGFYLMIWGIFTAMMFVGTLRLNRALQVVFSSLTVLFFLLAIGDFLENPVIKTIAGIEGIFCGGSAIYAAVAQVLNEVYGKTVLPLGAVGK, from the coding sequence ATGAACGATGTAACTTCAATCACAATCAAGGATACAACATCGAATCCTGCACCGCTTGGTCTACTCGGGTTCGGTATGACAACAGTGTTGCTTAATCTTCACAATGCCGGACTCTATGGCATTAGTACCATGATTCTTGCAATGGGAATTTTCATCGGTGGGTTCGCGCAAATCTTTGCCGGATGGATGGAGTGGAAGAAAGGGAATACTTTTGGCACCACTGCCTTTTCGATGTATGGATTGTTTTGGCATAGCTTAGTTGCAATTCTTGTTCTCCCGAAACTTGGGTGGGGAGCAGCGCCTACCAGCGCCGAAATGGGCTTCTATTTAATGATTTGGGGCATTTTCACTGCGATGATGTTTGTCGGAACCCTCCGGTTGAATCGCGCTTTACAAGTAGTATTCTCATCGCTTACGGTTTTATTCTTCTTACTCGCGATTGGCGACTTCCTCGAGAATCCCGTCATAAAAACCATTGCCGGTATCGAAGGAATCTTTTGTGGTGGTTCCGCGATCTATGCTGCGGTCGCACAAGTCTTGAATGAAGTGTACGGAAAAACTGTTCTTCCCCTTGGAGCGGTCGGTAAATAA